One stretch of Pseudoalteromonas shioyasakiensis DNA includes these proteins:
- the ccoO gene encoding cytochrome-c oxidase, cbb3-type subunit II, translating to MSNNNSQNKHEIVEKNVGLMAILTVFAISFGALVEITPLMFQDDTTKPVDGLRPLTALEMEGRDIYVREGCYNCHSQMIRPFRDEVERYGHYSVAGESVWDHPFQWGSKRTGPDLARVGERYSDDWHHAHLMDPRAVVPESNMPAFPWLDENRVDTTHTLKKLQIFRDSFGIDKASDRYDGKGYGSDEELQADIAKIEAMNDGKGATEMQALIAYLQQLGTHLK from the coding sequence ATGAGCAATAATAATTCACAAAACAAACACGAAATAGTCGAAAAGAACGTTGGCCTTATGGCTATCTTGACTGTCTTTGCAATCAGCTTTGGTGCACTAGTTGAGATTACTCCACTAATGTTCCAAGATGATACGACTAAACCTGTTGATGGCCTACGCCCTCTTACAGCATTAGAAATGGAAGGCCGTGACATCTACGTGCGTGAAGGTTGTTACAACTGTCACTCACAAATGATTCGCCCTTTCCGTGACGAGGTTGAGCGTTATGGTCACTACTCTGTAGCTGGTGAGTCAGTATGGGATCACCCATTCCAATGGGGTTCTAAACGTACTGGTCCTGACCTAGCTCGTGTTGGTGAGCGTTACTCAGACGATTGGCACCATGCTCACTTAATGGATCCACGTGCAGTGGTTCCTGAGTCAAACATGCCAGCGTTTCCTTGGTTAGACGAAAACAGAGTCGATACGACCCATACACTTAAAAAGCTTCAAATATTCCGTGATAGTTTCGGAATTGACAAAGCTAGCGACCGTTACGACGGTAAAGGTTATGGTAGTGACGAAGAGCTACAAGCTGACATTGCGAAAATCGAAGCCATGAACGATGGTAAAGGCGCAACTGAAATGCAAGCTCTAATCGCTTACTTA
- the ccoN gene encoding cytochrome-c oxidase, cbb3-type subunit I yields the protein MSQTVASQTEYNYKVVRQFAIMTVIWGIVGMSVGVLIAAQLAWPALNFDTPWLTYSRLRPLHTNAVIFAFGTSALFATSYYVVQRTCQTRLFSDKLAAFTFWGWQLVIVLAAITLPLGITSSKEYAELEWPIDILIAVVWVTYAVVFFGTLIKRKVSHIYVANWFYAGFIITVAVLHIVNSMAIPVSLTKSYSIYAGAVDAMVQWWYGHNAVGFLLTAGFLGMMYYFVPKQAGRPVYSYRLSVVHFWALVSLYIWAGPHHLHYTALPDWTQSLGMVMSVILFVPSWGGMINGIMTLSGAWHKLRTDPVLRFLVVSLSFYGMSTFEGPMMAIKSVNALSHYTDWTVGHVHSGALGWVAMISIGAIYHLIPALFSQGRMYSVKLVNTHFWLHTVGVVLYIVAMWISGVMQGLMWRAVNSDGTLMYSFVQSLEASYPFYVMRFLGGVFIVTGMLIMAYNVYRTIAAKKDSLQLDADAQLA from the coding sequence ATGAGCCAAACAGTAGCATCACAAACTGAGTACAATTATAAAGTTGTACGCCAATTCGCTATTATGACAGTGATTTGGGGCATCGTTGGCATGAGTGTTGGGGTTCTGATTGCTGCCCAATTAGCTTGGCCAGCACTTAACTTTGATACACCATGGTTAACTTACTCTCGACTACGTCCGTTACACACGAACGCAGTAATTTTCGCATTTGGTACAAGTGCACTTTTTGCGACGTCTTATTACGTCGTACAACGTACATGTCAAACGCGCCTTTTCTCAGATAAACTAGCAGCCTTCACCTTCTGGGGTTGGCAACTTGTTATCGTACTAGCAGCGATTACCTTACCATTAGGTATCACAAGCTCTAAAGAATACGCAGAACTTGAATGGCCAATCGATATTCTTATCGCCGTTGTTTGGGTGACTTACGCAGTTGTATTCTTTGGTACGTTAATCAAGCGTAAAGTATCGCACATCTATGTTGCGAACTGGTTCTACGCTGGTTTCATCATTACTGTTGCCGTTTTACACATTGTAAACAGCATGGCAATTCCAGTTTCACTAACTAAATCATACTCTATCTACGCAGGTGCTGTAGATGCAATGGTTCAGTGGTGGTACGGTCACAACGCTGTTGGTTTCTTATTAACTGCTGGTTTCTTAGGTATGATGTACTACTTCGTACCAAAACAAGCAGGCCGCCCTGTTTATTCATACCGTCTATCGGTAGTTCACTTCTGGGCTCTTGTTTCTTTGTACATCTGGGCAGGTCCTCACCACCTACATTACACTGCGCTTCCAGATTGGACGCAAAGCTTAGGTATGGTTATGTCAGTTATCCTATTCGTTCCATCTTGGGGTGGTATGATCAACGGTATCATGACGTTATCAGGTGCATGGCATAAACTACGTACTGACCCAGTACTACGTTTCTTAGTTGTTTCTCTATCTTTCTACGGTATGTCTACGTTCGAAGGCCCAATGATGGCTATCAAGTCAGTAAACGCGCTTTCTCACTACACTGACTGGACTGTAGGTCACGTACACTCAGGTGCACTAGGTTGGGTTGCAATGATTTCTATCGGTGCTATCTATCACCTAATCCCTGCACTATTCTCACAAGGCCGTATGTACAGTGTTAAACTAGTTAACACGCACTTCTGGTTACACACTGTTGGTGTTGTTTTATACATCGTAGCAATGTGGATCTCAGGTGTTATGCAAGGTCTAATGTGGCGTGCAGTAAACTCAGACGGTACGTTAATGTACAGCTTTGTACAGTCATTAGAAGCTTCGTATCCGTTCTATGTAATGCGTTTCCTAGGCGGTGTATTCATCGTAACAGGTATGCTAATTATGGCTTACAACGTTTATCGTACTATTGCTGCGAAGAAAGATTCGCTTCAACTAGACGCTGACGCACAATTGGCATAA
- a CDS encoding DUF3862 domain-containing protein, with protein sequence MKKYMAIAAAAAALTLAGCSKVSLENYEKIEIGMDKTEVEAILGSADKCEEKTLHTNCIWGNKDKNIEITLVSDKVSLYSKTGLDAK encoded by the coding sequence ATGAAAAAATATATGGCAATTGCAGCAGCTGCTGCGGCACTTACTTTAGCTGGCTGTTCAAAAGTAAGTCTAGAAAACTACGAAAAAATTGAAATTGGCATGGATAAAACTGAAGTTGAAGCTATTTTAGGCTCTGCTGATAAGTGTGAAGAAAAAACACTACACACTAACTGTATTTGGGGTAACAAAGACAAAAACATTGAAATTACCCTAGTATCAGACAAAGTATCGCTTTACAGCAAAACAGGTTTAGACGCTAAATAA
- a CDS encoding peptidoglycan binding protein CsiV: protein MLFRNSLILLCCLFTSSSYATRWFEIEVLIYKQRPAPYLQEDFSLKHDEIKAKRSKDILSPAYTAQAKQACIEGDNRFRSDSFTDSLVNTNPHSNVCDDSVDFLASYNQLPVTPVVEPREDTDEIYLIAPEQLQFVDQKDQLDKKGLSPILHTGWRFPEMSERSAPSIRLFAGEHLAKNTRSLENENNDFISLIDPTERFIPDQLQNVPEWELDGLMKIYVRHYLFINADFDISQRLENGDYEKARFSQFKRVISNEIHYFDHPRMGMILQIRRYNH from the coding sequence ATGTTGTTTAGAAATAGTTTAATATTGCTTTGTTGCTTATTTACAAGCTCATCATATGCAACACGTTGGTTTGAAATTGAAGTTCTTATTTATAAACAGCGCCCAGCTCCCTACTTACAAGAAGATTTCAGTCTAAAACACGATGAAATCAAGGCTAAGCGTAGCAAAGATATATTATCTCCTGCGTACACAGCACAAGCGAAACAGGCTTGTATTGAAGGTGATAACCGCTTTCGCTCTGATTCGTTTACCGACTCTTTAGTCAATACCAACCCTCATTCTAATGTGTGTGATGACAGTGTTGATTTTTTAGCTAGTTATAATCAACTGCCTGTTACACCCGTTGTTGAACCGCGTGAAGATACTGACGAAATATATCTAATTGCACCAGAGCAATTACAGTTTGTTGATCAAAAAGACCAGCTTGATAAAAAGGGCTTATCTCCTATTTTGCATACAGGATGGCGTTTTCCTGAAATGAGTGAAAGAAGTGCACCAAGCATCCGCTTATTTGCTGGAGAACACTTAGCAAAAAACACAAGATCACTTGAAAATGAAAATAACGATTTTATCAGTTTGATCGATCCTACTGAACGTTTTATTCCCGACCAGCTACAAAACGTGCCAGAGTGGGAATTAGACGGTTTAATGAAAATTTATGTTCGTCACTACCTATTTATAAATGCAGATTTTGATATTAGTCAGCGTCTAGAAAACGGTGATTATGAAAAAGCACGTTTTTCACAATTTAAACGTGTGATCAGTAACGAGATACATTATTTTGATCACCCTCGTATGGGTATGATCTTGCAAATAAGACGCTACAACCATTAA